AAATTATTCAGAACTTCTGTTGTAGAAATCTGACAATTTTGAggttctatttatttttgttgttgctTTTAAAGTGagaattcataattatttattttaattttaaaaagtacacTGATTATGATTGTtgttttcgaaaatatttaattgttgtgtattttatattttaatattgaaatcactttattaaacattttcattcaGGATAGTTGACTAACTATGTATCTACATTTTAGTCGATCTTAgtgcttaaaatttttatttttatgtttcaagGATTCAAGTGTAgttcatgttatatttttagcatgtcaaattgtaatgttaatttaaccaatataaaatatagtatttgcCAATTATTTTGACCCAACTTTTATGAAtcaaatgattattatgatgaataattaccattgatcataataaattcataagttattttatgtaacattGAATTATTGTAGAAGTGACTAGGATTGATTGTGGTGCGTTTTGTCGATAATGGCTTtagataattgtataaaactgtttgaggaagaataataattattttaagtgtttaatgATGCATGCATTAGTTTGGACTCTAGAACAAGGATGgcaaagttttataattaagttatataaatattatatttgattagtgTATTAGTGTGTTAGCTGTGTAAAAaatacagtaggtacctatataagtattaaatataatacacacatacaaaattgtatttcttaaaatatactggtaaattttaaagggttttattgtatttcgtatttatataatataattatgttaaacagATTGTTTGTCAAATGATCAACtgacaattattgttaatttaaaatttaaaaaaaaatgaaaataataataataataataataaataaatcataattgtttgaaatcttaaattataatgtaataagatctgtttttaaaatgttcgcCATCCCTGGtctagaattaaaatttgctAGCTATGAGTATTTTTGCTTTgctactaatttatatttgatatcttTTCTTGACCTCAATAGTTAAGAAAATTGTAAACGGTGATGTTCTGTCTGTGTTAGTGTTAAACAAATCACTCCAACATTATATTTAGACGTATTCTATTTCCAACTTGCCTACTTAATCTGTAGCAAATTGGTAAGAattttgataaacatttttatccaagatcgatttttttgtattctctCTATATcctaaaaaagttattttattaaaaagtataaattcaaatttttttcatgttttaactataaatgttaattaaatgtgAAAAAGTTTATCTCTAGTAGACCTAAAGAcacatttaaatcaaatgtttttagaaTTCTTGTGGTTTAACCAGATCAATCGGTATGTTGGAAATACAACACATCTAAATTTCTATATAACTCGTGTTAAACAAAGActgacaattattatcatttttataattattaatcacctTAGTAATCTTATTGTTGACAATAGGTAAATTAGTATACTACTATTgtctattgttaatatttgtaatacgactatttattttatttgttatttccaTTTAGACGTTTAAAGGTTATAGTGTACCTacacaacaattaaaataataatcgtaagtTCCTATAcgaataaatagtaataagcaattacataatatattattggtatttagtACTTTGTTaggttgttttaaaattaaaaatgttatagttcCTATACAAAAttagacaatatattatattctacctCAATTCATATTGTTaacttatgttattattttaatttatttaaagtttgtttGGTATTGcacatagtataattatatgtacaattattagtgaataaaaaaaatatatatttagaaaaataacaacaaactaaaaaataaaaataaaaataaaacaataaaactaattataaaaaatatcgaattacataataattaactataatgaataaataaatttatggttttaattgttatgtCTTATGTAGTAACTTATCATTTCCTATATTTTTCATGCTTAACCGTGTTAGAGTCCATTTTATTGATTCCGAAAATGTTGGAAGCACATTatgtatcaatttaaatttttccattttaaagttaggtacctataacataAACCTCCTGGTAATGCGCAAATAATGTTGCTTATAAGCctataattctaataattttttctattgtatttgtttgagttattttataaaaaaaggaaaaaaattttacttgtGACGACAGTATTGTCATATATGTTCTACACTACAGACCAGTCTTCATAATGTATACCTTATCTATTTTAGCTACTGTTCATCATCATTCTTGTAGatatagttgttttatttgtaatggggctttttgtacatttttccaCTTAGTTGTTGTGCATGatgaaattgtttataataattactaaaatactagatgttgttaaattattattattgaaaattgaacaaataatGTTCATACTTAATAATGGGCGAGTGCTTATTGAATAGTTGTATgcctaaaaatatacactgCAGAtggatgaaaatattattatatttgagctTTGCAAAGAGCTTTTGGGATATGACATGCGtcgtttgaataattttttaattattattaaatatccattgtgtttttatataatatattttacatatacttAGGAACGGACAGCGGGACAGCGTTTGAACATCATCATCGTGTCTGAAGGTGCCATCGACCGTGACGGACAGCCAATCACTGCTGAGATGGTGAAACAAGTAGTAGTCGACAACTTGAAACAGGACACACGTATCACGGTTTTAGGTCACGTCCAAAGAGGAGGTGCACCATCGGCTTTTGATAGAGTTTtggtaaatatacataatagtaaatattgttaatttatgttaGAGTGATAACAAAGGTAGAaatcatatacaataaaaaattataaaatatgaattatacattaacaaaaaaaaaaaaaaattaacacgttttaaaattaataaaataattttcttagcTATAATGCTATTCAAATGCATTCAACATTACAtgaattagtaaaaatgtctagtaacaaaatataatacaaaacatgcatttttataGTCTTTTTTGTTAGGTTTTCCCTCTTCCTAATGCCTAATAATTTATCCAAGTACAAAATCTCATCAGTTCGCTTAAAGTTGTATGTGTCTATCATTATGGTTATGGTAATGTTAAATGTCACATCTCCtgaaattttgaatgttactcaaaataataagtcatGTTATTTGTgtagtataatacctattatacattatggcaagtcatattatgtttttggttattataattttttttttcgttgcaGGGTTGCAGAATGGGAGCTGAAGCCGTTATGGCCTTAATGGAAGCTACACCGGAAACTGAGGCTTGTGTTGTGTCATTAGATGGCAACCAGGCGGTCCGTTTGCCATTGATGGAATGCGTTGAGAAGACCAAAGCCGTTGCTAAAGCGATGGCGGACAAAGAATGGGAATTGGCTGTGCAACTCAGAGGAAGGTAAAACATCAAATGCAGAACTCATTTACTGGAGTAACAAATAAAAgggtgttatttttattctcaaaGTTAAACCATAACACGAAACAAACGAGTTAGCGACTCAAAAATTTCTATGAGctcatttaacatttaatggttttataaaattaaataattttagtttctgTTTGAATAAtccatttacaatttttataatgattattaattacactttacaaactaaaataacacGAGACAATATtgtcgaataaaaataaataaatataagtatgaaaTTATTGGTGTCTTGATTATTTAGCTGTTTGAGATGTTCGTCGATATGGTAATATTCCGCAATCGCCGTAATCCATAGtgccaaataaataataataataaaaaaaagttgtcaaGTTGCTCTGCTATAGCCTGTAGGTAGTGTACCTTGTCATTGAGGTCACGGTAATTTTAACCGGGGCAATGGATGTATTACTTTTAGACACaataaaggttttttttattttttgtgtgacaacatttttttagtgtggacaaattttctaaataaactatttgaaGGGATGTTTTTAATAGCAATTTggatgtaatttgtatttttgatcATAAGTGTGGATATTTtccattacttttaaaataattgcaaaaacaaacaattaattttttttattgtagttttgttttctaaaaagTTAAATCATAACCGTTTTCTttcatatacaatgatttatcattgaatttaaatttaactcatATATAATCATCTACTCATTGATAATACTTgacagtttttgtttttccagatgttttaaaaaatacaaaaaatgtttttcttttgttgAATCCcctactaaaaatttaattaaatttcctaataagaaaaaataaaaagtagttatgtaaaatatttgtatattctgctattattgaacaatatatcatttaatttgcCAAAgatcacattttaaaatatgttttataaactgCATGAACTATGGATCAGTTTGtcttatcaattaaaaatttattaaacgcatcatttttgtttgtagGAGTTTTGCAAGAAATTTGGAAACGTACAAAATGTTGACGCGTTTGAAGCCTCCTCGTTCGGCATTTGATGAATTGGGACGTGGATTGGTAAGTTGATCatcatttgattaaaatattatcttaatgaAAATcccatatttctttttattaatttaaataatattgtttgatattttttccatGGATTCTTAGAGTTTAAATCGAGTAAGTAAATTGATTTTCCAATATTTGttgtgcaatatattattattgcaaacactatccacaaaaaaaaaaatcacattaaaattattatttttatataacagcAAGACACTCTGTGGGGTCAGGTAAGATGACTTATGGTGGagtaatgatatttttggagtattttgattttcaagcTTCATAACGCCTATAATgcgtgatttaaaaaaaaacctatgaaaaaaacaataattatttaaacattttatcaaattatagtagatattgtttttaaagttgtattagtgtttactattaatttgaGTGTTTTGATTGGGCTTATGTTACATTGTAATGCAGATTCTTTTTTTACAGAGATTTTATtagaagttttaattttataaattaaattcaattatagcgtattaataattttgagccATTATCAATTACAGGAAGGTTATACTCTTGCTGTAATGCACATTGGAGCTCCTGCTTGCGGTATGAATTCTGCCGTACGTTCATTTGTTCGGAATTGCATCTACAGAGGTGACACTGTTTATGGTATTCATGATGGTGTGGAAGGTTTAGTTGCAGGAAATGtgagtatattatcatgtaatttaaattaagctaTAATGTTAAACAACTTTTTGGTTGTTTAGATTCAAGTAATGCAGTGGTCCGATGTTACTGGCTGGGTTGGCCAAGGTGGTGCAATGTTAGGTACAAAGCGTACTCTTCCTGAAAAAAGAATGCCGGAAATTGCAGCAAGGCTCAAAGAGTTCAACATCCAAGCACTTTTGATAATTGGAGGTTTTGAGGTTGGTAGCATTCTATACTTATAAAGTActtgtaaattgtttaaaatttgtattaacttatttattttaggcaTACCAAGCTGGAATTCAATTAGTTCAGAACCGTAAAAATTTCCCAGAATTCTGTATACCAATGGTTATAATACCATCAACTATTAGTAACAACGTGCCCGGTACAGAATTTTCATTAGGCTGTGATACTGCTTTAAATGAGATCACTGAGgtttgtagttttatttaaactttctttaaaaatttgtatcacacatgtatattatttattattgccttttatacatttgtgtatcctagttaaaattgttttattttagatttgtgATAGAATTAGACAGTCTGCTCAAGGTACTAAGCGACGtgtatttgttattgaaaCTATGGGAGGTTACTGTGGATATTTAGCTACTGTTGCCGGTCTAGCTGGTGGTGCTGATGCAGCTTATATatatgaagaaaaatttactataaaagatTTGCAAAACGATGTATATCATATGGCTTCCAAGATGGCAGAAGGTGTTCAACGTGGTTTGATCTTAAggttaatttctaaaaaaaagaatcattattatgttatcatataataagtcttaaaattatgtttttattttttagaaacgaAAAATGTAGTGAGAACTACAACACTGACTTTATATTTAGACTTTACACTGAAGAAGGAAAAGGATTATTCAGTACTCGTATGAATGTTTTaggtaaaaaatttttagtctgttaaattacctaatctaatgaaatagttaaaacctaaaattaaCTTGATTTCTCATTTATCTTATTGTAAActgtttttaatcattataaatgtatgtttctAGGTCATATGCAACAAGGAGGTTCACCTACTCCGTTTGATCGTAATATGGGTACAAAGCAAGCAGCAAAATGTGTGGAATGGCTTGTAGAAAAATTGAGAGAATCTACTAGACCTGATGGAACAATTTATACAGATAATCCAGATACAGCAGCAATGATGGGTGTAATAAGACGACAGTATCGTTTCACACCTTTAACTGATTTATTGCCTCTCACCAATTTTGagtaagaaaatttttttaatgtattttttcccattataatattttatttaaaaagttcacaaattattaaaatatattatgtcaactGGAATGTAAGTTGTGAGAaggaattttcattttttaaattccaatatatctataaaattaattttgagatAGCTTTCGTAGTTATATTGagtgattattttgaaaaagaagaaaataggGTGAAAaggttattatcattataacgtTTAAACTATGAAAATTTGAGTTAAGAATATTTCTTCTTGAAAtggaatattaatgataactaATGAGCTAGGGTTGtatgaatgttttattacttatatttattacaagtttgaagttgtacatattatagttttgaatgtaaaatattatttttatttataggcaGCGTATAGCTAAAACTCAATGGTGGTTGAAATTGAGACCACTCTTACGTATACTCGCTAAACACGATAGTGCGTATGAAGAGGAAGGTATGTATATAACAGTTGAAGAAGGACTTGAAGCAGATACACTGTTGgcttaaacaaacattttactgaTCGTATATGTTTTAACTGAAACTGTTATTTTTCTCCGAAGAGTGtgcaagtatattaataatgactacatttaaattaaaaaaaaaacacaaaaaaatcatttaattaatatttattatagtttatacattagTAAACACTCTAGTCATCAAGTGTAAAGTAGGTAATACTTATATCCTCGGCaaattatttaccaatattgaaactattataataatgtttgttaaCTACGTTTAGActgtttttagataaatatttgtgtttatcAGAACAATGCTGTctagtttaatgtttaaacgagatgataaatataaaaaaaatattactcaatgtaatcaattaatttgttattaacgTAGCTAATTgttttccaaatatttttcattatattatacaaatatctgATAACTACtacttaacattaaaaaattaagcatTAGCTATTTTAgattaggatttttttttttattgtaaaataaaatcatatcaaTTTGATACTAcaagttttaaacaaaataaagattataCAGTTCAATGCAAACCAAATGTGATTTCAAATTTCTTCTGTTGTCCTCTTCTAACTATCCTTTCAATAGAAAcgattaactattaaataaaaatatacataaaattatataccaaaaataatttttgtacaaatttgtattattattaagatttaataagttatatttatacattgtgtataattagaatattattattgacaaaatatactatttgtgACGAATTATgctattgtgtttattatcatatacatagtgatcatttaaaaatgtggttTATTCGAGaagtaataaatagtaattcaaaatattatatatctatgtattcAAAGCAAAatttacatgaaaatattgaatattatcaaaaaattgagttaattacattttggaACACCAATATTCAAGTgagcaagtgagtaccgctctgatGTACATTACATAGTATCGAATGGGTCactattatatgtgtgtgttaaattttaattttaataatataccattgtatatgaaaaaagaTTCTGAGTGGAAAGTCTATCAACCTTtatcaataagtatatttcatgACGTGTTTTTGATACTACtattttaatcgtttattttaattttagtattacagtaggtttataaatttttttcaaaaatgttgcattagttatattattagtattcattattataataatttatatttatactatattattatgtaataatatatactatcttCTTAGTTCATGGTACCAGATAAGATAAGTAGGTGTCAGCACTACAAGCCCACCAAGTTTTAGAACTTTTACTATTACAAAACTGGCtaaaataggttaaaataatattgatacaataatatttatctactaATAAACCTTTGGTGGCTTAGTGCAAGctggattataaataaacttaaaatataaaattattatttagatatgtaTGAAGTTTTATTCtaaggaataaaatatattctcatTTTAGATAAAGCAGTTTAATGCTTGTTGAATCTACCTTTTGTAGATTTTGTAATTAGGACCAATcgttgtacaatttattttcacaaatGTTTACTTggattattaaaagaaaaaattataaaggagaagaaaatttttaataataaaaatatatatacttagtaaTTGAGTGACTATTATAGGTCCTATAAATTTGTGTAGATAGTACGAGATGCTGTCTTTAAATGTAATCAAACCATAGATTGTGGCATGATTCAATCATATGCGTATCATATATGAAacattaatatgaattaataataattattaattcatactataattataattattatataatcattagttttttaaatataatgattattcttataagtaacgctatgtataatgtagtaatatatattatttaatatttaattaatttttataaatctaagtgattttaaattagatggtaatttgtatgataaatCATAGCAAGCAtaccataaataatttcattgtaattaaataaattgaatggaaaatatgaaaaaatactcCATATAAACACTTTGGGAATATCTAATGGTATACTATTAAAGtggttatgttattaaaaggATAATAGAGGATGATAATCTAATTAAACAAGacgtgttaatatatttttttcatagtattgtatttttgataagtTGAAATAAAGTGCAActgttaaatttaagtttattttaattgaattttagtaTCTGTAATTGTCAGGTTTGAATGGCCCATCAACTGGTACTCCAAGATACTTAGATTGGTCAGGAGTAAGCTTGGTCAGCTTGACACCCAAGTGATCCAAATGTAAGGCTGCTACTTCTTCATCTAATTTCTTGGGTAATACATAAACATCATGTTTATATTGATCTGTTTtggtaaataattcaatttgcGCTAGAACTTGATTAGTGAAAGACGTGCTCATAACAAATGATGAATGTCCAGTAGCACAACCTAAATTCACCAACCTTCCTTCTGCCAAAAGAATAATGTGTCTGCCATTGGCCAGAGTGTATCGGTCTACTTGGGGTTTGATATTTACTTTATCAACAGCATTCTTTTCCAACCAAGTCACTTCAATTTCACAATCAAAATGACcaatattacaaacaatagCATCATCTGGCATATGTGGGAAGTGTTCaccagtaataatatttttgcaacCTGTTGTCGTCACATATATTTGTCCCTTTGAACAGACTTCTTCCATAGTGGTTACTTCAAAACCAGCAATAGATGCTTGAAGCGCATTAATTGGGTCAATTTCAGTGACAATAACACGACCACCAAAAGCTTGTAATGACATAGCGCATCCTTTGCCAACATCACCAAAACCAGCAACAACACAGACCTTTCCTGCTATCATAATATCTGTTGCACGTTTCACACCATCAATAAGAGACTCACGACAACCATATAAGTTATcaaatttacttttagtaaCTGAGTCATTTACATTAATAGCGGCCATCTTTAAAATACcttgttttttcattttatatagattatgaACACCAGTAGTTGTCTCTTCAGATACTCCTTTGATTCCATCCAAAAACTGAGGGTATTTCTCATGTACCAATGTGGTC
The DNA window shown above is from Aphis gossypii isolate Hap1 chromosome 2, ASM2018417v2, whole genome shotgun sequence and carries:
- the LOC114127082 gene encoding ATP-dependent 6-phosphofructokinase isoform X1, with product MEEDQKRFIERGSHKGKGLAVFTSGGDSQGMNAAVRAVVRMAIYLGCKVFFIKEGYQGMVDGGDNIEEANWSSVSSIIHKGGTVIGSARCMDFKERAGRVKAACNLVKRGITNLVVIGGDGSLTGANLFRQEWSSLLDELLQTSQINKAEREKYGHLNIVGMVGSIDNDFCGTDMTIGTDSALHRIMDAIDAIVSTAYSHQRTFIMEVMGRHCGYLALVTALTSEADYVFIPEMPPPRDWPTKLCTKLEQERTAGQRLNIIIVSEGAIDRDGQPITAEMVKQVVVDNLKQDTRITVLGHVQRGGAPSAFDRVLGCRMGAEAVMALMEATPETEACVVSLDGNQAVRLPLMECVEKTKAVAKAMADKEWELAVQLRGRSFARNLETYKMLTRLKPPRSAFDELGRGLSLNRQDTLWGQEGYTLAVMHIGAPACGMNSAVRSFVRNCIYRGDTVYGIHDGVEGLVAGNIQVMQWSDVTGWVGQGGAMLGTKRTLPEKRMPEIAARLKEFNIQALLIIGGFEAYQAGIQLVQNRKNFPEFCIPMVIIPSTISNNVPGTEFSLGCDTALNEITEICDRIRQSAQGTKRRVFVIETMGGYCGYLATVAGLAGGADAAYIYEEKFTIKDLQNDVYHMASKMAEGVQRGLILRNEKCSENYNTDFIFRLYTEEGKGLFSTRMNVLGHMQQGGSPTPFDRNMGTKQAAKCVEWLVEKLRESTRPDGTIYTDNPDTAAMMGVIRRQYRFTPLTDLLPLTNFEQRIAKTQWWLKLRPLLRILAKHDSAYEEEGMYITVEEGLEADTLLA
- the LOC114127082 gene encoding ATP-dependent 6-phosphofructokinase isoform X2 translates to MEEDQKRFIERGSHKGKGLAVFTSGGDSQGMNAAVRAVVRMAIYLGCKVFFIKEGYQGMVDGGDNIEEANWSSVSSIIHKGGTVIGSARCMDFKERAGRVKAACNLVKRGITNLVVIGGDGSLTGANLFRQEWSSLLDELLQTSQINKAEREKYGHLNIVGMVGSIDNDFCGTDMTIGTDSALHRIMDAIDAIVSTAYSHQRTFIMEVMGRHCGYLALVTALAAEADFVFIPEWPPHQDWASKMCKKLLQERTAGQRLNIIIVSEGAIDRDGQPITAEMVKQVVVDNLKQDTRITVLGHVQRGGAPSAFDRVLGCRMGAEAVMALMEATPETEACVVSLDGNQAVRLPLMECVEKTKAVAKAMADKEWELAVQLRGRSFARNLETYKMLTRLKPPRSAFDELGRGLSLNRQDTLWGQEGYTLAVMHIGAPACGMNSAVRSFVRNCIYRGDTVYGIHDGVEGLVAGNIQVMQWSDVTGWVGQGGAMLGTKRTLPEKRMPEIAARLKEFNIQALLIIGGFEAYQAGIQLVQNRKNFPEFCIPMVIIPSTISNNVPGTEFSLGCDTALNEITEICDRIRQSAQGTKRRVFVIETMGGYCGYLATVAGLAGGADAAYIYEEKFTIKDLQNDVYHMASKMAEGVQRGLILRNEKCSENYNTDFIFRLYTEEGKGLFSTRMNVLGHMQQGGSPTPFDRNMGTKQAAKCVEWLVEKLRESTRPDGTIYTDNPDTAAMMGVIRRQYRFTPLTDLLPLTNFEQRIAKTQWWLKLRPLLRILAKHDSAYEEEGMYITVEEGLEADTLLA
- the LOC114127082 gene encoding ATP-dependent 6-phosphofructokinase isoform X5, producing the protein MPPPRDWPTKLCTKLEQERTAGQRLNIIIVSEGAIDRDGQPITAEMVKQVVVDNLKQDTRITVLGHVQRGGAPSAFDRVLGCRMGAEAVMALMEATPETEACVVSLDGNQAVRLPLMECVEKTKAVAKAMADKEWELAVQLRGRSFARNLETYKMLTRLKPPRSAFDELGRGLSLNRQDTLWGQEGYTLAVMHIGAPACGMNSAVRSFVRNCIYRGDTVYGIHDGVEGLVAGNIQVMQWSDVTGWVGQGGAMLGTKRTLPEKRMPEIAARLKEFNIQALLIIGGFEAYQAGIQLVQNRKNFPEFCIPMVIIPSTISNNVPGTEFSLGCDTALNEITEICDRIRQSAQGTKRRVFVIETMGGYCGYLATVAGLAGGADAAYIYEEKFTIKDLQNDVYHMASKMAEGVQRGLILRNEKCSENYNTDFIFRLYTEEGKGLFSTRMNVLGHMQQGGSPTPFDRNMGTKQAAKCVEWLVEKLRESTRPDGTIYTDNPDTAAMMGVIRRQYRFTPLTDLLPLTNFEQRIAKTQWWLKLRPLLRILAKHDSAYEEEGMYITVEEGLEADTLLA
- the LOC114127082 gene encoding ATP-dependent 6-phosphofructokinase isoform X3 — protein: MEEDQKRFIERGSHKGKGLAVFTSGGDSQGMNAAVRAVVRMAIYLGCKVFFIKEGYQGMVDGGDNIEEANWSSVSSIIHKGGTVIGSARCMDFKERAGRVKAACNLVKRGITNLVVIGGDGSLTGANLFRQEWSSLLDELLQTSQINKAEREKYGHLNIVGMVGSIDNDFCGTDMTIGTDSALHRIMDAIDAIVSTAYSHQRTFIMEVMGRHCGYLALVTALTSEADYVFIPEMPPPRDWPTKLCTKLEQERTAGQRLNIIIVSEGAIDRDGQPITAEMVKQVVVDNLKQDTRITVLGHVQRGGAPSAFDRVLGCRMGAEAVMALMEATPETEACVVSLDGNQAVRLPLMECVEKTKAVAKAMADKEWELAVQLRGRSFARNLETYKMLTRLKPPRSAFDELGRGLEGYTLAVMHIGAPACGMNSAVRSFVRNCIYRGDTVYGIHDGVEGLVAGNIQVMQWSDVTGWVGQGGAMLGTKRTLPEKRMPEIAARLKEFNIQALLIIGGFEAYQAGIQLVQNRKNFPEFCIPMVIIPSTISNNVPGTEFSLGCDTALNEITEICDRIRQSAQGTKRRVFVIETMGGYCGYLATVAGLAGGADAAYIYEEKFTIKDLQNDVYHMASKMAEGVQRGLILRNEKCSENYNTDFIFRLYTEEGKGLFSTRMNVLGHMQQGGSPTPFDRNMGTKQAAKCVEWLVEKLRESTRPDGTIYTDNPDTAAMMGVIRRQYRFTPLTDLLPLTNFEQRIAKTQWWLKLRPLLRILAKHDSAYEEEGMYITVEEGLEADTLLA
- the LOC114127082 gene encoding ATP-dependent 6-phosphofructokinase isoform X4; translated protein: MEEDQKRFIERGSHKGKGLAVFTSGGDSQGMNAAVRAVVRMAIYLGCKVFFIKEGYQGMVDGGDNIEEANWSSVSSIIHKGGTVIGSARCMDFKERAGRVKAACNLVKRGITNLVVIGGDGSLTGANLFRQEWSSLLDELLQTSQINKAEREKYGHLNIVGMVGSIDNDFCGTDMTIGTDSALHRIMDAIDAIVSTAYSHQRTFIMEVMGRHCGYLALVTALAAEADFVFIPEWPPHQDWASKMCKKLLQERTAGQRLNIIIVSEGAIDRDGQPITAEMVKQVVVDNLKQDTRITVLGHVQRGGAPSAFDRVLGCRMGAEAVMALMEATPETEACVVSLDGNQAVRLPLMECVEKTKAVAKAMADKEWELAVQLRGRSFARNLETYKMLTRLKPPRSAFDELGRGLEGYTLAVMHIGAPACGMNSAVRSFVRNCIYRGDTVYGIHDGVEGLVAGNIQVMQWSDVTGWVGQGGAMLGTKRTLPEKRMPEIAARLKEFNIQALLIIGGFEAYQAGIQLVQNRKNFPEFCIPMVIIPSTISNNVPGTEFSLGCDTALNEITEICDRIRQSAQGTKRRVFVIETMGGYCGYLATVAGLAGGADAAYIYEEKFTIKDLQNDVYHMASKMAEGVQRGLILRNEKCSENYNTDFIFRLYTEEGKGLFSTRMNVLGHMQQGGSPTPFDRNMGTKQAAKCVEWLVEKLRESTRPDGTIYTDNPDTAAMMGVIRRQYRFTPLTDLLPLTNFEQRIAKTQWWLKLRPLLRILAKHDSAYEEEGMYITVEEGLEADTLLA
- the LOC114127082 gene encoding ATP-dependent 6-phosphofructokinase isoform X6; protein product: MCKKLLQERTAGQRLNIIIVSEGAIDRDGQPITAEMVKQVVVDNLKQDTRITVLGHVQRGGAPSAFDRVLGCRMGAEAVMALMEATPETEACVVSLDGNQAVRLPLMECVEKTKAVAKAMADKEWELAVQLRGRSFARNLETYKMLTRLKPPRSAFDELGRGLSLNRQDTLWGQEGYTLAVMHIGAPACGMNSAVRSFVRNCIYRGDTVYGIHDGVEGLVAGNIQVMQWSDVTGWVGQGGAMLGTKRTLPEKRMPEIAARLKEFNIQALLIIGGFEAYQAGIQLVQNRKNFPEFCIPMVIIPSTISNNVPGTEFSLGCDTALNEITEICDRIRQSAQGTKRRVFVIETMGGYCGYLATVAGLAGGADAAYIYEEKFTIKDLQNDVYHMASKMAEGVQRGLILRNEKCSENYNTDFIFRLYTEEGKGLFSTRMNVLGHMQQGGSPTPFDRNMGTKQAAKCVEWLVEKLRESTRPDGTIYTDNPDTAAMMGVIRRQYRFTPLTDLLPLTNFEQRIAKTQWWLKLRPLLRILAKHDSAYEEEGMYITVEEGLEADTLLA
- the LOC114127083 gene encoding adenosylhomocysteinase, whose protein sequence is MENGVTHKFKVADLSLAEWGRKEIILAEKEMPGLMSLRKKYGPLKILKGARIAGCLHMTIQTAVLIETLLELGAEVQWSSCNIFSTQDHAAAAIAKAGIPVFAWKGETEEEYLWCIEQTLVFADGKPLNMILDDGGDLTTLVHEKYPQFLDGIKGVSEETTTGVHNLYKMKKQGILKMAAINVNDSVTKSKFDNLYGCRESLIDGVKRATDIMIAGKVCVVAGFGDVGKGCAMSLQAFGGRVIVTEIDPINALQASIAGFEVTTMEEVCSKGQIYVTTTGCKNIITGEHFPHMPDDAIVCNIGHFDCEIEVTWLEKNAVDKVNIKPQVDRYTLANGRHIILLAEGRLVNLGCATGHSSFVMSTSFTNQVLAQIELFTKTDQYKHDVYVLPKKLDEEVAALHLDHLGVKLTKLTPDQSKYLGVPVDGPFKPDNYRY